A portion of the Bacteroidota bacterium genome contains these proteins:
- a CDS encoding gliding motility-associated C-terminal domain-containing protein, protein MGKKIFIVAFLFVGSIGGFAQEKNTSFKPIPFDEATCRAEAIKAGILKTELDGYVEYRKLLYYYSQEQKSRPSVMSTPDVQNPLADDPCLNTDFEAQNFNTWEADTGSINSITDVATYATGFSNAGPNASFRNPLARHTIMTTKAAVTVLPVPSPYTGYDDRLDFIDKVMPIDSAVTYIAPDGNNISVRLGNAVSGGKTERLKKTFIVDKNSSAFTYSYAAILQNPTAHSATEQARFTVRLLDSIGNQLPGPCSFYEVYAGKDSSYISLNDTICTKSLFSGNFTCSNTNFNYKNWTTVGVDLSAYMAQKITVEFTTRDCSLSGHFGYAYIDAKCSTFDIKSSFCPGEKKVKLIAPAGYVSYLWKDPAGNVIGNQQTVEVNSPKLGDVYTVQIVSVTGCQTLLKSIIERDPPPIMPSYEITQNIITPNGDGKNDLFRTNQFDYIGSFNIEIYNRWGLRVFESGDPTKEWDGKSNGKEVDDGIYYWIAKYQSTCFEDPKDVLSKGFVHVLR, encoded by the coding sequence ATGGGCAAAAAAATATTTATTGTAGCATTTTTATTTGTTGGATCGATCGGGGGATTTGCACAGGAAAAAAATACTTCTTTTAAACCAATTCCATTCGATGAAGCAACCTGCAGGGCTGAAGCCATAAAAGCCGGCATTCTCAAAACCGAACTGGATGGGTATGTTGAATACAGAAAACTGCTTTATTATTACTCGCAGGAACAGAAATCCAGGCCATCGGTTATGTCCACTCCAGATGTGCAAAACCCATTAGCCGATGACCCCTGTTTAAATACTGATTTTGAAGCGCAGAACTTTAATACCTGGGAAGCTGATACCGGATCAATTAATTCAATTACTGATGTTGCGACTTATGCCACTGGTTTTTCAAATGCAGGGCCTAATGCTTCTTTTCGTAATCCATTGGCCCGGCACACAATTATGACAACAAAAGCTGCCGTTACCGTATTGCCTGTGCCTTCTCCTTATACCGGATATGATGACAGGCTTGACTTCATTGATAAGGTAATGCCTATTGACTCAGCAGTAACCTATATTGCTCCCGATGGAAATAATATTTCCGTGAGATTAGGTAACGCTGTTTCAGGCGGGAAAACTGAAAGACTAAAGAAGACTTTTATTGTTGATAAAAACAGTTCGGCGTTTACCTATAGCTATGCCGCCATACTGCAAAATCCAACAGCACATTCAGCAACTGAACAGGCAAGGTTTACTGTCCGGTTGCTTGACAGCATAGGAAATCAACTGCCCGGCCCTTGTTCTTTTTATGAAGTATATGCTGGAAAAGATAGTTCCTATATTTCTCTTAATGATACCATATGTACTAAATCTCTTTTTTCGGGCAACTTCACTTGCTCTAATACTAACTTCAATTATAAAAACTGGACAACTGTTGGTGTAGATCTATCCGCATACATGGCACAAAAAATAACAGTTGAGTTTACCACCCGGGATTGCTCATTGAGCGGACATTTCGGATACGCTTATATTGATGCGAAATGTTCCACTTTTGATATCAAGTCGAGTTTTTGTCCGGGCGAAAAAAAAGTAAAGTTAATTGCGCCTGCCGGTTATGTGAGTTATCTATGGAAAGATCCTGCAGGAAATGTAATTGGAAACCAACAAACAGTTGAAGTGAATAGTCCTAAATTGGGGGATGTTTATACTGTACAAATCGTATCCGTTACCGGTTGCCAGACATTATTAAAATCTATAATTGAGCGCGACCCTCCACCGATCATGCCAAGCTATGAAATAACACAAAACATTATCACTCCGAATGGCGACGGCAAGAATGACCTGTTTAGAACCAACCAGTTTGATTACATTGGTTCCTTTAATATTGAAATATATAACAGGTGGGGCTTAAGGGTTTTTGAATCGGGTGATCCAACCAAGGAATGGGACGGCAAAAGCAATGGCAAAGAGGTGGATGATGGTATATATTACTGGATTGCAAAATACCAGTCAACCTGCTTCGAAGACCCTAAGGACGTCCTGAGTAAAGGATTTGTGCACGTCTTACGGTAA
- a CDS encoding dCMP deaminase family protein, protein MQKTRPRFEDIYMDLAQSLALRSHCVKLQVGAVLTKDTRIISLGYNGPPAGTHNCDEEWPGVGCPRDSKGSCSLALHAEQNAILYAAKNNVSLEGATIYVTLSPCIACSKVLFSLGIKKVFYLNSYAEYKGIATDEGVDFLKKFGVEVERYRPKNI, encoded by the coding sequence ATGCAAAAAACACGTCCGCGTTTTGAAGATATTTATATGGATCTGGCGCAAAGCCTCGCTTTACGTTCACATTGCGTGAAACTGCAGGTGGGCGCAGTACTTACAAAAGATACACGTATCATTTCGCTTGGATATAATGGTCCGCCTGCAGGCACGCATAACTGCGATGAGGAGTGGCCGGGAGTCGGCTGCCCACGCGACAGCAAGGGCAGTTGTTCGCTGGCGTTACATGCCGAGCAAAATGCAATCCTTTATGCGGCAAAAAACAATGTTTCATTGGAAGGGGCTACAATATATGTAACATTATCTCCCTGTATTGCCTGCTCCAAAGTGTTGTTCTCATTAGGCATTAAAAAAGTATTTTACCTGAACTCTTATGCCGAATACAAGGGTATAGCAACTGACGAAGGCGTTGATTTTCTGAAAAAATTTGGCGTGGAAGTGGAGCGCTATCGGCCAAAAAATATTTAA
- a CDS encoding S41 family peptidase, with amino-acid sequence MNSSKRFIYLPLVFALLLVLGIYIGYRYSFINNPTTTANNDKIAKLLSYIQKRYVDTVNQTQLEDKALNTLLQNLDPHSSYVTAKEAQAMNEPLQGNFGGIGIEFNIIKDTIRVVSAISGGPSEALGIQAGDMIVKIEGKSAAGVRITNQQVIGKLRGESGSKVNISVKRRGVKKLIDFSIIRGEIPIYSIDAAYMIDTKTGYIKVSRFGATTYDEYMKAFRDLRKKGLSSLILDLRGNPGGYLNAAVMLADEFLEAGKEIVHTQGRSERKKVHTATIKGEFEKNKLIILIDEGSASASEIVAGAIQDNDRGTIIGRRSFGKGLVQEEKEFDDGSAVRLTIARYYTPTGRCIQKSYEGGVEAYYSEEIDRYNTGELQNADSIKFNDSLKYKTPAGKIVYGGGGIMPDVFVPLDTTGRTIYLSEVTYSGLLTQFAFDYADRNRTQLKEYGTFERFNKTFIVSDQLLEEFILFAEKGKVKRRETEIKRSAAIIKIQLKALIARNTWNSRGYYPVVHSIDNAFRKAVELAQ; translated from the coding sequence ATGAATTCTTCAAAGCGATTTATATATCTTCCTTTGGTTTTTGCACTTCTGCTGGTGCTCGGTATATATATTGGCTATCGCTATAGCTTTATCAATAATCCAACAACCACTGCCAACAATGATAAGATCGCGAAATTACTCAGTTACATCCAAAAGAGGTATGTAGATACAGTAAACCAAACCCAACTGGAAGATAAAGCGCTGAATACTTTACTTCAGAATTTAGATCCTCATTCATCGTATGTCACAGCAAAAGAAGCGCAGGCTATGAACGAACCCTTGCAGGGCAATTTCGGCGGTATCGGTATTGAGTTCAATATCATTAAGGATACTATTCGGGTGGTATCGGCTATATCGGGAGGTCCATCGGAAGCATTAGGTATACAGGCGGGTGATATGATCGTGAAGATCGAAGGAAAGAGCGCGGCAGGAGTCAGAATAACCAATCAACAGGTTATCGGGAAATTGCGAGGAGAAAGCGGAAGTAAAGTAAATATCAGTGTTAAGCGCAGAGGTGTAAAAAAACTCATTGACTTTTCCATCATACGCGGGGAGATCCCGATCTATAGCATTGATGCGGCATACATGATCGATACAAAAACAGGCTATATTAAAGTCAGCCGGTTTGGCGCCACTACCTATGATGAATATATGAAAGCCTTCAGAGACTTGAGAAAAAAAGGCCTGTCATCTCTTATTCTTGATCTGCGTGGTAATCCGGGAGGATACCTAAACGCTGCTGTGATGCTTGCCGATGAATTCCTTGAGGCAGGAAAAGAGATCGTTCATACCCAGGGCCGTTCCGAACGAAAAAAAGTACACACAGCAACAATCAAAGGCGAATTTGAAAAGAATAAGTTGATCATACTCATAGACGAAGGCTCTGCCTCGGCCAGTGAGATCGTCGCGGGAGCGATACAGGATAATGATCGCGGGACAATAATCGGAAGGCGCTCATTCGGCAAAGGCCTGGTACAGGAAGAAAAAGAATTCGATGACGGCTCGGCAGTTCGTTTAACAATTGCACGCTACTATACCCCTACCGGACGCTGTATACAAAAATCTTACGAAGGCGGAGTAGAAGCTTATTACAGTGAAGAGATCGATCGCTACAATACCGGTGAACTTCAAAATGCCGACAGCATTAAGTTCAATGATTCGTTAAAATATAAAACTCCTGCCGGAAAAATTGTGTATGGCGGCGGAGGTATTATGCCTGATGTATTTGTTCCGCTTGACACAACAGGCCGCACTATTTACTTAAGCGAAGTAACTTATTCGGGTTTACTCACCCAATTCGCGTTCGATTATGCCGACCGTAATCGTACACAACTTAAAGAATATGGCACCTTTGAGCGATTCAATAAAACATTTATTGTAAGTGATCAGCTATTGGAGGAGTTCATTTTGTTTGCAGAAAAAGGCAAAGTGAAACGAAGAGAAACTGAGATCAAAAGATCCGCTGCAATAATAAAAATCCAATTGAAAGCACTTATCGCCCGAAATACATGGAACAGCAGAGGCTATTACCCGGTGGTACACTCGATCGATAATGCCTTCCGCAAAGCCGTGGAATTAGCTCAGTAA
- a CDS encoding superoxide dismutase, protein MAFELPKLPYAYNALEPTIDARTMEIHHTKHHNAYVTNLNNAIAGKPEEKMSIEDICKNISKSPVAIRNNGGGHFNHSLFWTIMKPKGGGEPSGELGDAIQGTFGSFADFKTQFGNAGATRFGSGWAWLSVSAGKLVISSTPNQDNPLMDVAEVKGTPILGLDVWEHAYYLHYQNRRPDYITAFWSVINWDEVSRRFMAAK, encoded by the coding sequence ATGGCTTTCGAACTACCAAAATTACCTTATGCGTACAATGCGCTGGAGCCGACTATTGATGCCCGTACGATGGAGATCCATCATACCAAGCACCACAACGCATATGTAACGAATCTTAATAATGCCATTGCCGGCAAACCCGAAGAGAAAATGAGTATTGAAGATATTTGCAAGAACATTTCAAAATCTCCGGTTGCTATACGCAATAATGGCGGCGGACATTTCAATCACAGTTTATTCTGGACGATCATGAAGCCAAAAGGCGGCGGAGAACCTTCCGGAGAGCTGGGAGATGCGATACAAGGAACTTTTGGCAGTTTTGCTGATTTTAAAACTCAATTTGGGAATGCCGGTGCTACTCGTTTCGGCTCAGGCTGGGCCTGGCTAAGCGTTTCAGCCGGAAAACTGGTGATCAGCTCCACCCCCAACCAGGACAATCCACTCATGGATGTGGCGGAAGTAAAAGGCACCCCGATTTTAGGACTTGATGTGTGGGAACACGCATATTATCTGCATTACCAGAACAGGCGGCCCGACTACATTACAGCATTCTGGAGTGTGATAAACTGGGACGAAGTAAGCAGGCGTTTTATGGCTGCTAAATAA